The stretch of DNA CGTTCTCGTAAATCCCCATAGGAAATTCGATTGGCATTCCAAATCTTTCCAGCCAGAAACGTGCCATTGCTTCCCaactaagaaaaataataaaagaattcaTTGCTCGAATAATACCTTTACTCATAGATGAAGATTCCTTTGATGCCTGAAGTAAAGAAGGTTTAAGTTCGGATTCCATGATGTTTTTACAGATAGCTACTGTCTCGTCTAGTCCGCCATTACAAAGATTATATCGGTCCTCGACACCAAGCATGTAACCAACGCCACGCCAGAAATGTATCAAGCATTCCAAATCTTCTCGACTGCACCGTATTCCTACATGTTCTGGATGTGAAAGAATGAGGCCTACAAAAGCAAATTGTGTTAAAGCCATGTCAAACTGGGATATTGCCATGGATTCTGAAGTACTTCTAGTCTGCATAGGACATCTCTTCTCACTATGATTGCCTTTCCGTAATGAATTTGGCTTGTAGTCTTGAAATGTTGCCATATTCTGTCTGTTGCTTGCCATTCCCGTGCCATTGGAATAACTGGAAGAATTAAGATATTTTATCCCTTCATCTTTTCCAAGAACTGATGAGCAAGTATTAGTGCTGGTAGATTCTTCATTGAGCCGATCAGCCACTCTTCGATGCATACTTCTGACTAGTGTAATACTCTGGTGGGCAGGATCGTCCGGGTTCCATATATCCCCTTCGTACCAGCGTCGGATATGGACTAAGGTACTCAGATACCTTCGGAAAAGACACACAACTGATGAAGAATGGCCAGTAGATAGTAAAGTTTCTGTCATTTTTGGCAAATGTACGATGAACATCAAACCAGAGAGATGGCAGAAGAAGATGctgtaatacaaatacaaattttagagCTTTGTCAATGAAAATTTACACTAAGCATTATTTTTACGTTACagaaagaaatggtttaaacaaTTGTTATCTACATACAATTTGTGTATTGTTTATGGATGATTAGACGAAGATCCATCATTGAACTAGTTACTCAAGTTTGAGACCTTACGGCGTGGGAAAAGGAAAGATAAGttatgaacatttttaatttttacgtagCAAAACGGGTGTGGGATTAACATTTGATGATAGCTCTAAAAAATCATAGCTATGAAACATACCCTCGGTTTTCAAGGCAATATTTGCAGCTTTtaattatagaaatttttttttgctttacataaCTTTAAGTAAAATGGCCGTTGAAGAAAGAAACTGGATACTTTTACTGTTgagatacactttttttttcaaaatgataaaaataaataggcaTGAGGGGATCATTGGGGAAAAGATATAGGCATGAGGGGATCATTGGGGAAAAGATGCTCGGTAGCCACTGTGGCTGTTTTATTTTCCTCACCTGTTACTTGGTCCGATCTAATGTCTGGGTGCTAATAACGGCTATACTCACCAGCGACATCGAACTGCCATCAGATACCTGAACCACAAACAAAGAATTCTGATTGGCTAATTAAGGTGGTAGCTCAGTTGTACAACCGAGGTTCGAAGAGACTGGTGATTACGACCATAAGATGTTCCTCACCTGAAGAAGTGCTTCTTAAAGAGCTCTCGAGCTCTATCGAACATCTCCTTGTCAAGCCAGGATGGAGGTTGTTCCGGCGAACTTCCGCAATCTCCCTTCTTGAGTTCACCTTCTCTTAGTTCATCCAGTCGACTGTATGGCTTCTCAGACTGTCC from Uloborus diversus isolate 005 chromosome 5, Udiv.v.3.1, whole genome shotgun sequence encodes:
- the LOC129222930 gene encoding uncharacterized protein LOC129222930, producing the protein MSPNAKPDPSAEGGQSEKPYSRLDELREGELKKGDCGSSPEQPPSWLDKEMFDRARELFKKHFFSIFFCHLSGLMFIVHLPKMTETLLSTGHSSSVVCLFRRYLSTLVHIRRWYEGDIWNPDDPAHQSITLVRSMHRRVADRLNEESTSTNTCSSVLGKDEGIKYLNSSSYSNGTGMASNRQNMATFQDYKPNSLRKGNHSEKRCPMQTRSTSESMAISQFDMALTQFAFVGLILSHPEHVGIRCSREDLECLIHFWRGVGYMLGVEDRYNLCNGGLDETVAICKNIMESELKPSLLQASKESSSMSKGEIGSKPDVSSTTHQLEEFCIMLENIFNEHTLIYKAEVDAVIPYRYPGPGSGDTSCYTELKTSRTRTRISAEMYFYRNKLLNWWTQSYLAGIPEVICGMRDDLGIVNSLEVIRISNMPNLAQGFWSPDVCLHFCDYFLNYLKKTVIEDDPKYIYYFHFISLSMLNHTVQYL